The following proteins come from a genomic window of Proteinivorax hydrogeniformans:
- a CDS encoding tyrosine-type recombinase/integrase: protein MSKKKKLLTLTEQNVQTRISLEEGYDKFRKHNKVKNLSQSTVSFYDICFRLFNRYYDNDIDKIDREVIDDYILHLRADDSVNDISIQSYIRGLRAFLYYMVDNGHIDRFTINIPKAEESIKDTYTDTELNILLKKPRLKDTTFAGYRNWVIINFLLATGCRASTLCNVKVRDLDFDGGFIKFTTTKNKQATVIPLSIELNKVLTEYLKFYKPETDDYLFPTVYGTKMSIYTLTSAVKKYNIKRGLSKTSIHAYRHTFAKTWVVNGGDIFRLQKILGHKSLEMVRRYVNLYGQDLKKDYDKYNPLAQFSKSRGKHLKLNK, encoded by the coding sequence GTGTCCAAAAAAAAGAAACTACTTACACTAACGGAACAAAATGTACAGACAAGAATCTCGCTAGAAGAGGGGTACGACAAATTTAGAAAACACAACAAAGTCAAAAACCTATCTCAATCTACAGTGTCATTTTACGATATTTGCTTTAGACTGTTTAACCGTTACTACGATAATGATATTGACAAAATCGATAGAGAGGTAATTGACGATTATATTTTACATTTGCGCGCTGATGATTCAGTAAACGATATCTCTATCCAGAGTTACATACGAGGGCTTAGGGCTTTCCTCTACTATATGGTGGATAATGGGCATATAGATAGATTTACAATCAATATCCCAAAGGCCGAGGAGAGCATTAAAGATACTTATACAGACACCGAGCTTAATATCCTACTTAAGAAACCTCGTTTAAAAGATACGACTTTTGCCGGATACCGCAATTGGGTGATTATAAATTTCCTCTTAGCTACAGGATGTCGGGCATCCACACTTTGCAACGTAAAGGTGAGAGACTTAGACTTTGATGGAGGATTTATAAAATTTACAACAACTAAAAATAAACAGGCTACTGTTATACCACTTTCTATCGAGTTAAATAAGGTTTTAACAGAGTACTTAAAGTTTTACAAACCAGAGACAGACGATTATCTATTCCCGACCGTATACGGTACTAAAATGTCTATATACACCTTAACATCAGCAGTCAAAAAGTATAATATTAAACGGGGTTTAAGCAAAACCTCAATCCATGCTTATCGCCATACCTTTGCAAAAACTTGGGTTGTAAATGGTGGAGACATATTTAGGTTACAAAAAATATTGGGGCACAAATCGTTAGAAATGGTCAGGAGATACGTTAACCTTTATGGACAAGACCTAAAAAAAGATTACGATAAATACAACCCTTTAGCCCAATTTAGCAAAAGCAGGGGGAAACATTTAAAACTAAATAAATAA
- a CDS encoding iron-containing alcohol dehydrogenase, producing the protein MTKWFKTKNPTTVIAGSSVLKFLPEQLRQLNASKVLLLTNQEVKDSYLQTLKELLPEENQYYYYCEIGKETNVSKVNEATQVAIENGIDTIIAVGGGSVIDTAKVVAYKAKNNEDFDLGAYHFGVGDKLNTVAIITTLATTFSNTPFAFIKDNDKKITRTLTGDVFFPDVSIVDSKLTKSLTPRQMVSGINLTLSTIVEGYVSTLSSLYSDAITISALDLLVSGIYNLNADIKSEKAIEEIQVAGILASYSVNNSMLGIVSATANAFCGRYSVDYGEICGSVMYPYLHLTVPAQLEKFSKISNKIFMQQEQQNYYPEKETLAKEGIDKLKQMVDNIAPNPTLMEIGVDREELMEIAEIIANDDGLLSCPIIPAKEEIHQVLEQVYDGKEDL; encoded by the coding sequence ATGACTAAGTGGTTTAAAACCAAAAATCCCACAACAGTAATTGCTGGAAGTTCGGTTCTAAAATTTTTACCTGAACAACTAAGACAGCTAAATGCTTCAAAGGTGCTCCTACTAACTAATCAAGAAGTAAAAGATAGTTACCTTCAAACCTTAAAAGAACTATTGCCTGAAGAAAATCAATACTATTACTACTGTGAGATAGGAAAAGAAACTAACGTAAGCAAAGTGAACGAAGCTACTCAAGTAGCTATAGAAAATGGTATCGATACCATCATTGCAGTTGGTGGAGGGTCCGTAATCGACACTGCAAAAGTGGTAGCATACAAAGCTAAAAATAATGAAGATTTTGACTTGGGTGCCTACCATTTTGGTGTAGGAGATAAACTAAATACAGTAGCTATCATTACCACTTTAGCAACCACTTTTTCCAATACCCCTTTTGCCTTCATAAAAGATAATGATAAAAAGATAACACGAACCCTCACTGGAGACGTGTTTTTCCCCGATGTATCCATAGTAGATAGTAAACTTACAAAATCTCTCACTCCTAGACAGATGGTGTCTGGCATAAACTTAACCTTATCCACCATAGTGGAGGGGTATGTATCAACACTGTCTAGCCTTTATAGCGATGCTATAACCATATCTGCATTAGATCTTTTGGTTTCGGGAATCTATAACTTAAATGCTGATATAAAGTCAGAAAAAGCTATAGAAGAAATACAGGTTGCCGGGATCTTAGCTTCATACAGTGTTAACAACAGTATGCTAGGAATTGTATCCGCAACAGCTAATGCTTTTTGTGGGAGGTACAGTGTGGACTATGGTGAAATTTGTGGAAGTGTAATGTATCCGTACCTCCATCTAACAGTCCCAGCACAATTAGAAAAGTTTTCTAAGATATCGAACAAAATCTTTATGCAACAGGAACAACAAAATTATTACCCTGAAAAAGAAACATTAGCAAAAGAAGGGATAGATAAATTAAAGCAGATGGTTGATAACATAGCACCAAATCCTACACTTATGGAAATAGGTGTAGATAGAGAAGAACTAATGGAGATTGCTGAAATAATTGCAAACGACGATGGGTTGCTAAGCTGTCCCATAATTCCGGCTAAAGAAGAAATACACCAGGTGTTAGAGCAGGTATATGATGGGAAAGAAGACCTTTAA
- a CDS encoding pitrilysin family protein has translation MLNSYEYKKIDESYFSFTMPNGLQVFYIPRPNYKKSFAVFSTDFGGIDFKTDLMTLPPGIAHFLEHKLFENPNGNVEDDFSKLGISVNAFTTHNNTSYYISCTSNFYEGLELLLDFVQTPYFTDQNVKKEQGIIAQEIEMYRDDANWVGYLNLLNGLYPNHPINKDIAGAKDDILQVDVDMLNETFGQYYNPLNMALFVIGDIDIERLYEFVAENQQKKKFEEAPKYQRNFKQDEFIPNEKKVSIDMEISRNILNFGFKDKQVEEAGKELFEKEITTLLGLETLVGKSSKLYNDLYENRIIDDSFSIEYTTETGYGHTIFSCETEDPMKTYSILKERFQEAVNQGLDEEDFIVNKRKIQGITLMELNSLENVVLGFMGEHFRGGRFFDKNEIIEKITFEKVEKRIKEHLDFKMSALSVVNNKAR, from the coding sequence ATGCTAAACTCATATGAATATAAGAAAATTGACGAAAGTTATTTTTCTTTTACAATGCCAAATGGGCTACAGGTTTTTTATATACCAAGACCTAACTATAAGAAGTCATTTGCTGTTTTTTCCACTGACTTTGGCGGGATCGATTTTAAAACAGACTTAATGACATTGCCTCCAGGTATTGCTCACTTTCTAGAACATAAACTTTTTGAAAACCCAAACGGAAATGTAGAGGACGATTTTTCAAAGCTCGGGATATCTGTAAACGCTTTTACTACCCATAACAACACAAGTTATTATATTTCTTGCACCTCAAACTTTTATGAGGGATTAGAACTTTTGTTAGATTTTGTGCAAACACCGTACTTTACAGACCAAAATGTAAAAAAAGAGCAAGGAATTATTGCCCAAGAAATAGAAATGTATCGTGACGATGCTAACTGGGTTGGATATCTAAACTTGTTAAATGGTTTATACCCAAATCATCCCATAAACAAAGATATTGCAGGTGCTAAAGACGATATTTTACAGGTTGACGTAGATATGCTCAATGAAACCTTTGGGCAATACTATAATCCTTTAAATATGGCTCTTTTTGTGATAGGGGATATAGATATAGAACGGTTGTATGAATTTGTGGCAGAAAATCAGCAAAAAAAGAAGTTTGAAGAGGCGCCTAAATACCAAAGAAACTTTAAACAAGATGAGTTTATTCCCAACGAAAAGAAGGTCAGCATTGATATGGAAATTTCCCGTAACATACTAAACTTTGGGTTTAAAGATAAGCAAGTAGAAGAAGCGGGAAAAGAATTGTTTGAAAAGGAAATAACCACATTACTAGGACTAGAAACCTTGGTCGGAAAAAGCTCTAAACTTTACAATGACCTTTACGAAAACAGAATAATAGATGATTCATTCAGCATAGAATATACAACTGAAACAGGTTATGGTCATACAATCTTTTCTTGTGAAACTGAAGACCCAATGAAGACATATAGCATTCTAAAAGAAAGGTTTCAAGAAGCTGTAAACCAAGGTCTAGACGAGGAAGATTTCATTGTTAATAAAAGAAAAATTCAGGGGATAACCCTAATGGAACTAAACTCATTAGAAAATGTCGTACTTGGCTTTATGGGCGAGCATTTTAGAGGCGGAAGATTCTTTGATAAAAATGAAATAATTGAAAAAATAACGTTTGAGAAAGTTGAAAAAAGAATTAAAGAACATCTAGATTTTAAGATGTCTGCTCTATCAGTGGTAAATAACAAAGCCAGGTAA
- a CDS encoding pitrilysin family protein: MNAKFEKTELAPGVNLYLYPTDKYKTVSIRAFLYTDLEDETSKTAILPEILKKGTKDYPTPRELSKELAKLYGTRMGAGVTKRGETLLADFRMEMVSPKYLEDDSYVQKALKIFKDVIFDPALDDNKFNKTYVEIEKQNLKNRIAAVVNDKQKFAFMKAIENSCPDEAYRISKYGSVEELDKVNEANLYQHYEKIVNNNPMDFYVVGNFDKDKLKPLLTETFKINRQQVTSIKKPINSKAQPLNEIVHDMEVKQGRLVMVMKTPVTMNNNSYPALLMYNGILGGFTHSKLFQNVREKASLAYYAGSNIETLKGMVFLFAGIDKETYKETLDIMNQQLEDIKAGKISEKEMEYTLAGLKNSLSETIDEVGGQIGLQVDGGLVGRRWEIEELLSELKNVKKEDVVEVANSLEVDTIFFLRPKEEQ, encoded by the coding sequence AACTTCTAAGACAGCTATTTTACCAGAAATCTTAAAAAAAGGTACAAAAGATTACCCCACCCCGCGAGAGCTCTCAAAGGAATTAGCTAAACTCTACGGTACTAGAATGGGAGCCGGCGTTACTAAAAGAGGGGAAACACTTTTAGCTGATTTTAGAATGGAGATGGTAAGTCCTAAGTACTTAGAAGATGATAGTTATGTACAAAAGGCTCTAAAAATCTTCAAAGACGTAATTTTCGACCCAGCTCTAGATGATAATAAATTTAACAAAACCTACGTGGAGATAGAAAAACAAAATCTAAAAAACAGAATCGCCGCTGTGGTAAATGACAAGCAAAAATTTGCCTTTATGAAAGCTATAGAAAATTCCTGCCCTGATGAAGCATATAGAATCTCTAAATATGGCAGCGTAGAGGAACTTGATAAAGTTAATGAAGCAAACTTATATCAGCATTATGAAAAAATAGTAAACAACAACCCAATGGACTTTTACGTTGTAGGAAACTTTGACAAAGACAAACTAAAGCCATTGTTAACTGAGACATTTAAAATAAATAGACAACAAGTAACTTCCATAAAAAAACCAATAAACAGCAAAGCCCAGCCTCTAAATGAAATAGTTCATGATATGGAAGTTAAACAAGGGCGCCTTGTCATGGTTATGAAAACCCCGGTAACTATGAACAACAATTCATATCCAGCTCTGCTAATGTATAACGGCATTTTAGGTGGATTTACGCATTCTAAACTTTTCCAAAATGTTAGAGAAAAAGCATCCCTTGCATACTATGCCGGATCTAACATAGAAACCTTAAAAGGTATGGTATTTCTATTTGCCGGAATAGACAAAGAAACATATAAAGAAACATTAGACATAATGAACCAGCAACTAGAAGATATAAAAGCAGGTAAGATTTCCGAAAAAGAAATGGAATACACCCTGGCAGGCCTTAAAAATAGTCTTTCCGAAACAATAGATGAAGTTGGTGGCCAAATAGGACTTCAGGTAGATGGCGGACTAGTAGGTAGACGCTGGGAAATTGAAGAACTACTTTCCGAACTAAAAAACGTAAAAAAGGAAGATGTAGTGGAAGTTGCTAATTCATTAGAGGTTGATACCATCTTCTTTTTACGACCTAAGGAGGAACAGTAA